A window of Glycine soja cultivar W05 chromosome 13, ASM419377v2, whole genome shotgun sequence genomic DNA:
ttaaacaaataagaaaatctTTAATAAGTAACTCaacaattcatatatatatatatatatatatatatatatatatatatatatatatatatatatatatatataatgaatcaCCCATAAATCATGGATATGATTAGTGATAGATCCAGAAATTTTTGTCAGTggagcaaaaaaaataatataatattttctcaaacaaaaaataatacaacttttttaaaaaggtattagagaaattgaaaatattaaaaattaaaaaaataaaataggtaaaattagtaccaatttattttctctaatctctttatcttttacaattttttacattcattttttcaaaaaattatcttatgaggacaacatctatttttttatagggacaattttttttttataaatatattcaagtaaaaaaatttattttatggggATAATTGTTCCCAATAGTTTACATGTATATCTGTCCCAGCTATGGTAAGGCCAATAAGGTCATTGCCTTAGCCCCCTCCAAGctcttagtttttttaatatattcattaaaaaataatttttattttttagaagatacatgttattatattattgatgattattttgttagtaaaattatatattttataatatgtaCATAGATATATATTGTTGTcaaatatttaagtttattatccatttaaaaattatagaaaatagtTTACATTTACTttgaattcaaagaaaaaaaaatattttaaaattaatatagtgattaaattttataagaatagtataatctataaaaaaatattttgatgaaaATGGGAGTGTTGagatcacatattcaatttattttcttatattcacaacttatttgaacaaaattttaaatataaataactttgTACTTGATAAATCTTAAtcgttgaatttttttaaaaaaataatgaattgtaagaaataatatagtaatcctaaaataaaattaatgtttcatGACGTGAGTATATAAGGGTTTCAAAGCATTGGGTTCCTTGATGTGAGTAAATAAGGGTATGAAATAAATTTGACCTGCAACTAAGACAAAAAGTGCATGAACCAAGTggccaaaaacaagaaaaaaatagtaaattttttccaccattcctttcttttttcattcctACACTAACATctcttaatattatatttacactCCTTTTTATCCAAGAAATACCTTACATTGTGTACCATTATAAGGGAGTTGTTGTAAGCATTAAATAGCAAGAGGATCATGTGCAATCTCAAGAAATCTCATAAGTGTTAACTGTTAATGTATTTGTTCTATATCCTAAGAGAGAATTTCCAATAACTTTTATCACTGTTGATTTGGTACGCAGGGGAGACTCCAAAATTCTCAGCATGGTGGGGGTTCACACTCCAAAGAAAGACAATGAACCATTGCTGCAGTGCACTCATCACATGTGTCCAATCAGGGTCCACTGGCATGTAAAGACTAACTACAAGGACTATTGGCGAGTCAAGGTTGCTATAACAAACTTCAATTACAGGATGAATCACTccctctggtctcttgctgttCAGCATCCAAATCTCAACAATCTCACCCAAGTTTTCAGTTTCAATTACAAGCCTCTTCTTCCCTATGGATTCATAAGTGAGTGCCACCAAATAAATCTTCTTAAGCTTCCATTATAATTGAACAACTTCTAAGAATAACTATTCAAGTGTGTTGTTATTATGCATGCAATGCAGatgacactggcatgttctatGGCATGAAGTACTTCAATGATCTTCTAATGGAAGCTGGACCAACTGGGAATGTTCAATCAGAGTTACTTCTTCAGAAGGACAAGGATACATTCACATTCAAGCAGGGTTGGGCATTTCCTCGCAAGGTCTACTTTAATGGTGATGAATGCATGCTGCCCCCACCTGACGCCTACCCTTTTCTCCCTAACTCTGCACCTGCAAGCCTACTTAACTTCCCTGCATTCATTTTCTTGTTGCTTTTCTTGCTATCAGTTTGGTGAATTGGTGCATAGTGTGTCAGAATTttgtgaaaattttgaaaccatGTATTATACCTTCTTAATGGTAACGTGACAATAGACATGCATACTCAAATTCTTTGGAAACACCAAGCCAAACTCATGGCCGTGTTTTTCTGACATGTGAGCACCAAAAGGGATGCTAAAATGTAAATCTCAACATTGATTTTGTCAGAATCATAGATTGATGATGCTGTTATTCCAATGCCATAATGAACAATTCATGTCTTTTATTCTATTTCTTTGGACAACTACTGTGTATTTGAATAAGCATTTACACAATTGATattgaatgaaattaattttgattaaaaatgattttttttaaaaacagtgATTTATATTGTTTCAACAATttaaaataccatttttatatattgttttattctaaaaaaattaatgataaaattcataTAACAATTGATCCAActcataaactaattttatggTATTTTAACTCGATCAAATTTCTCAACATGTgactaaatatataaatatttacctaACGTGTTAGATGATAAACGCTCATAATTTAATTAGGCGGCTGCAAAGAATAAATCAATAAACGATTCTCACGTCAAATACAGAAATTCGTTTATGAATTACATCATTGTGTACCTTTATATATTTCTAATACTTACAGCGCCAACTGTAACTATGGATCTAAAACCAATAAATACATCATTACATTATAACAGTCAGAAATAACAATATAGTAGCAAATTCAATCGCCCCATATGCTGAAACTTGCAAACAAATCATAGGACAACTGAGCTACTCTTTGAATTGTCACTGGATGTCATACCCTGGCTTGGTTCAAATTCCAAATTGGTATCCCAAAATTGAGTCAAAACTTGTCACACTTTTAAGATTTTTGATGAGTGTGGCATGAATAGGAACTTTAAGTATCTGCATATAATACCAAGGCTACCAAAGAGGACATCACCAAAGCAAGCAGGGAAACCACTTGCCTGGAACCCGCATTAGGTAACCATGGATAAGCATCAGGTGGCGACATCACACAAACGTCGCCATTGAAATAGACTCTCCGAGGGAAGGCCCAACCCTTGTCAAAAGTGAAGGTTGATTTATCCTTTCTGAATAGTAGCTCTGATTGTACATTACCAAGAGGGCCAGCTTGCATGAGAAAATCATTGTAGAACTTAAGTCCCCAAAGCATTGCTGTATCATCTATTAAAAGTAACTTAGATCAATAATCATTTTGGTGCCTCCACAAAATACATGTTCTATTGCGAAAATAAGAATATGTTGCTCATGCAGTTATTATGACCAGAAAGTTTAGAATCTCACTAACAAGTATTTTGTACATTGCAAAGGTaggcaaaaattttaaaaatataaattaaaagaaaattgtttaaaattacaaGGGATGTATGCATAGTTAATTCAGGTAGATTTTTTGagaagaatataaaattataaatatgtatatatatatatatatatatatatatataattcaaaagAGTTTGAAAGTATATACAATAGAAATttgggaagaaaaaaattgaacataaaaaggaaatatgatagtaatttataaatttaagcattttataaaaatgcaaATGAAGTGTTAGTCAAGAGTGAAGCCAGAAATCTTAAAGAAGAAGAGATTACAATGGAAGGTAATCCCACTCTCAAGAAGTTGGACTCTTAATTTGTTACGTAGGGACACCAAATAAATTTACTACTCAAGAAATTTGACAACCCCTTGATAATCTTGGAGTGGTTGTCAGATATACTACC
This region includes:
- the LOC114381110 gene encoding COBRA-like protein 4, giving the protein MVGVHTPKKDNEPLLQCTHHMCPIRVHWHVKTNYKDYWRVKVAITNFNYRMNHSLWSLAVQHPNLNNLTQVFSFNYKPLLPYGFINDTGMFYGMKYFNDLLMEAGPTGNVQSELLLQKDKDTFTFKQGWAFPRKVYFNGDECMLPPPDAYPFLPNSAPASLLNFPAFIFLLLFLLSVW